In Wenyingzhuangia fucanilytica, the following are encoded in one genomic region:
- a CDS encoding DUF2126 domain-containing protein: MALKVVISHKTKYKYDRSVNLSPHIFRLRPAPHSRTPIESYSLKIEPENHFFNWQQDPFGNYQARVVFPDKTKELSIQVEIVADLKTINPFDFFVEDSAEEYPFKYSEALKKELHPYLEINDKGELIDAFIKTIDFTPRKTIYFLIDLNQKIYHYLNYNIRLEPGVQTSEKTLSCKTGSCRDYAWLLVQVARHLGFGARFVSGYIVQLKADEESLDGPSGPVEDFTDLHAWAEIYIPGAGWIGFDATSGLLAGEGHIPLSCTPHYESAAPVTGMSDKCETEFEFENSVTRILESPRVTKPYTEEQWKAIEKLGHKVERDLQKGDVRLTMGGEPTFVSIDDMESPEWNTDADGPHKQKLANDLTKRLLDKVAKGGMLHHAQGKWYPGEPLPRWEIQLYWRKDGKNIWHNEELLSCFAPNPIVPEGSDLRFLETLSKYLNVSYKHIIPTYEDAFYMLWEEGNLPIDIDISKDDSEDLIRKKLAEILAQGTHKAVGYVLPLNKYQDKWFTSEWVFRRNQLFLTPGTSPIGLRLPLSSLMSKPEYEVFPVYEPDLFKERKNLPSFKRLVNIRYKEFCTNGLDTNKPKYFVRTAICSEVRNGKLYLFLPPLESADAFLDLIASIEATAKELKIPVILEGYNPPHDNRIESMKITPDPGVIEVNVHPMKNWSELVENTMTLYNEAKKSRLGTEKFMLDGKHTGTGGGNHVTLGGTTPADSPLLRKPSLLRSLLTFWQHHPGLSYLFSGAFVGATSQAPRIDEARMENLYELEIAFSQIPKDGEVPFWLTDRLFRHLLTDLTGNTHRAEFCIDKLYSPDSSSGRLGILELRGFDMPPHPQMSLMQMLLVRTLVAWFWKKPYEHDLVRWGTELHDKFLIEHYVREDIKDIVNQLNKAGYKFQLDWFDPFFEFRFPLHGMVDINNIHLELRAGIEPWNVLGEEMTGGGTARYVDSSLERLQVKVSNFVNERYVLTCNGVKVQLQPTTTKGEYVAGIRYKAWDPYSALHPTIGVDTPLAFDIVDTWNRKSIGGCKYFVAHPGGRSYETFPVNSFEAESRRINRFWDIGETQTDVDTIEEITQSEIEAPQRSVEEIGSLKKFRYKTIPVDKEFPNTLDLRKK, translated from the coding sequence ATGGCTCTAAAAGTAGTTATCTCACACAAAACAAAATATAAATACGATCGATCTGTAAATTTATCTCCTCATATTTTTAGACTAAGACCGGCTCCACACAGTAGGACGCCTATAGAATCTTATTCCTTAAAAATAGAACCCGAAAACCACTTTTTTAACTGGCAACAAGACCCTTTTGGAAACTACCAAGCAAGAGTTGTTTTTCCTGATAAAACAAAAGAATTATCTATTCAAGTTGAAATTGTTGCTGATTTAAAAACCATCAACCCTTTTGATTTTTTTGTTGAAGATAGCGCTGAAGAATATCCTTTTAAATATTCAGAAGCTCTTAAAAAAGAGTTACATCCTTATTTAGAGATTAACGATAAAGGAGAACTTATTGATGCTTTTATTAAAACCATAGATTTTACCCCTAGAAAAACTATCTATTTTTTAATAGACTTAAATCAAAAAATATATCATTACTTAAACTATAATATCCGATTAGAGCCTGGTGTTCAAACTTCTGAAAAAACGTTGAGTTGCAAAACGGGATCTTGTAGAGATTACGCATGGTTATTAGTACAAGTAGCACGTCATTTAGGTTTTGGAGCAAGATTTGTTTCTGGTTATATTGTGCAATTAAAAGCAGATGAGGAATCGCTTGACGGACCTTCGGGACCTGTAGAAGATTTTACCGATTTACATGCATGGGCAGAAATCTATATTCCGGGAGCAGGTTGGATTGGTTTTGATGCTACCTCTGGACTTTTGGCAGGAGAAGGACATATTCCTCTTTCTTGTACACCTCATTATGAAAGTGCTGCTCCTGTGACTGGAATGTCTGACAAATGTGAGACTGAATTTGAGTTTGAAAACTCTGTAACTCGAATTTTAGAATCTCCTAGAGTAACCAAACCATATACTGAAGAACAATGGAAAGCCATTGAAAAATTAGGACATAAAGTAGAAAGAGATTTACAAAAAGGAGATGTACGCTTAACAATGGGTGGAGAGCCCACTTTTGTTTCTATAGATGATATGGAATCTCCTGAATGGAATACTGATGCTGATGGCCCACACAAACAAAAACTTGCCAATGATCTTACCAAAAGATTACTTGATAAAGTTGCTAAAGGTGGAATGCTACACCATGCCCAAGGAAAATGGTATCCTGGAGAACCCCTACCTAGATGGGAAATACAATTGTATTGGAGAAAAGATGGAAAAAATATTTGGCATAATGAAGAGTTACTTTCTTGCTTTGCCCCTAACCCAATTGTACCAGAAGGGAGCGATCTTAGGTTTTTAGAAACCCTAAGTAAATACCTTAATGTTTCGTACAAACACATCATTCCTACCTATGAAGATGCCTTTTATATGCTTTGGGAAGAAGGAAATTTACCTATAGATATTGATATTAGTAAAGATGATAGTGAGGATTTAATCAGAAAAAAATTAGCCGAAATACTAGCCCAAGGTACTCATAAAGCTGTGGGGTATGTACTGCCTTTAAATAAATATCAAGACAAATGGTTTACTAGCGAATGGGTGTTTAGGAGAAATCAATTATTCTTAACCCCAGGAACCTCGCCAATTGGATTAAGACTCCCTTTAAGCTCATTAATGTCTAAACCAGAATATGAGGTCTTCCCTGTTTACGAACCAGACTTATTCAAAGAAAGAAAAAACTTACCTAGTTTTAAAAGATTGGTAAATATTAGGTATAAAGAGTTTTGTACCAATGGACTAGATACTAATAAACCCAAATACTTTGTTAGAACAGCAATCTGTTCAGAAGTTAGAAATGGTAAATTGTATTTGTTCTTACCTCCATTAGAATCTGCAGATGCCTTTTTAGATTTAATTGCCTCAATTGAAGCAACTGCTAAAGAATTAAAAATTCCTGTTATTCTAGAAGGATATAACCCTCCTCATGACAATAGAATTGAATCTATGAAAATTACGCCAGACCCTGGAGTAATAGAGGTAAATGTACACCCCATGAAAAATTGGAGTGAACTGGTAGAAAACACAATGACGTTATATAACGAAGCAAAAAAGTCTCGTTTAGGAACCGAAAAATTCATGTTAGATGGGAAACACACAGGAACTGGAGGTGGAAACCATGTAACACTTGGTGGAACAACACCTGCCGATAGCCCGTTGTTAAGAAAGCCTAGTTTGTTAAGAAGTTTACTTACTTTTTGGCAACATCATCCTGGATTGTCCTATTTGTTTTCTGGGGCATTTGTTGGAGCTACAAGTCAAGCTCCTAGAATAGATGAAGCTAGAATGGAAAACCTATATGAATTAGAAATTGCTTTTAGTCAAATACCTAAAGATGGTGAAGTTCCTTTTTGGTTAACCGACAGACTGTTTAGACACTTATTAACAGATTTGACAGGAAACACCCACAGAGCAGAATTTTGTATTGATAAACTATATTCTCCTGATTCATCATCTGGTAGATTAGGAATTTTAGAATTAAGAGGTTTTGACATGCCTCCTCATCCACAAATGAGTTTGATGCAAATGCTTTTGGTAAGAACCTTAGTTGCTTGGTTTTGGAAAAAACCATACGAACATGATTTAGTTAGATGGGGAACAGAACTGCACGATAAATTCTTAATTGAACATTATGTGCGTGAAGACATTAAAGATATTGTTAATCAATTAAACAAAGCTGGTTATAAATTTCAACTAGACTGGTTTGATCCTTTCTTTGAATTTAGATTCCCATTACACGGAATGGTAGACATCAATAATATTCATTTAGAATTAAGAGCAGGTATAGAACCTTGGAATGTATTAGGAGAAGAGATGACCGGTGGTGGAACGGCTCGTTACGTAGATTCTTCTTTGGAGCGTTTACAGGTTAAAGTTTCTAATTTTGTGAATGAAAGATATGTATTGACTTGTAATGGTGTAAAAGTTCAATTACAACCCACTACCACTAAAGGAGAATATGTTGCTGGAATAAGATACAAAGCATGGGATCCATATTCTGCACTACACCCAACCATTGGAGTAGATACTCCCCTAGCATTTGATATTGTAGACACGTGGAATAGAAAATCTATTGGAGGATGTAAATATTTTGTAGCACATCCAGGAGGAAGATCATATGAAACGTTCCCTGTAAATAGTTTTGAAGCAGAATCTAGAAGAATCAATCGTTTTTGGGATATTGGTGAAACACAAACGGATGTAGACACTATTGAAGAAATTACGCAAAGTGAAATTGAAGCACCACAAAGGTCTGTAGAAGAAATTGGTAGCTTAAAAAAATTCAGATATAAAACCATTCCAGTAGACAAAGAATTTCCAAATACCTTAGATTTGCGTAAAAAATAG
- a CDS encoding circularly permuted type 2 ATP-grasp protein yields the protein MAIEGNNIFKDYIAGLKDYDEVIKPSKEINQNWSQLFDNLKEIDTEELHEIQSEINWLMAENGVTYNVYNAPNGLNRPWQLNAIPFIIHENEWSKIEKGIKQRAELLNLILKDIYGERKLIKDNIIPPEVFYEHRGFLRQCDQIEYNTTKNLMVYSAELSRGPDGRMWVVNDRTQAPSGMGYALENRFTTSRTASKLFNDLNVKQPSEFFNDFNQMLIDAAPQGIDNPNIVILTPGPHNETYFEHTYLSSLLGHPLVKGNDLVVRNGFVWMKSLKGLKKVDVILRRVDDVFVDPLELKEDSYLGVAGLLEVVRNKNISVINPVGSGVIENFGLIPFMNAICNYFFKEDLILPQIASWWCGQEKERALVLKNIKKFVVKRIDKSNRESLFFCKSLTEAEIENLKKEILKNPHRFVAQEYISFSSAPNYSNGTLEPRKVVCRTFSIAKENSYSVMPGGLVRVAPDNKELRVSNQRGGISKDFWIVSDHNQENIQQYTWNKSQKTETSDINDLPSDTANNLFWSGRYLGRALITSRFIRTVLNNMNNEQYNTHIPDSEILTHLYKAITNITSTFPGFVGKGSEELLKDPLKELQSLILDPTRIGSLAQTLNSFNNSYYTLRNLWSKDMWRVFDSIKKLWKQYDSTKTYSLNSLIKLLDRTITRLVAFMALIEESIMVKQGLLLYFIGLQMEQATMNIAKCRSLIVFDHDNYLNYDILEALLNSHESLNIYRYSYQSYLSIENVISLIILDKEYAKSLHYQLRRIQKDIARLPIPQNTVGFKECQDKIQKACFIMEHIDPTVLLNINKENSQRENMEKTLSMLSDLLHETSLAISTTYFDHTYQQTQMVPQKIDL from the coding sequence ATGGCCATTGAGGGAAACAACATTTTTAAAGATTATATAGCTGGGTTAAAAGACTATGATGAAGTCATTAAACCAAGTAAAGAAATCAATCAGAATTGGAGTCAATTATTTGATAATCTGAAAGAAATAGACACGGAAGAACTTCACGAAATACAAAGTGAAATCAACTGGTTGATGGCAGAAAATGGAGTAACTTATAATGTTTATAATGCTCCAAATGGTTTAAATAGACCTTGGCAATTAAATGCAATTCCATTTATTATTCACGAAAATGAATGGTCTAAAATTGAAAAAGGAATCAAACAAAGAGCTGAGTTATTAAACTTGATTCTAAAAGATATTTATGGAGAACGAAAACTAATAAAAGACAATATTATTCCGCCTGAAGTATTTTATGAGCATAGAGGTTTTTTAAGACAATGTGATCAAATAGAATACAACACCACTAAAAATTTAATGGTGTACTCAGCTGAACTATCAAGAGGACCCGATGGTAGAATGTGGGTCGTAAATGATAGAACTCAAGCTCCTTCTGGAATGGGATACGCATTAGAAAACAGGTTTACAACTAGTAGAACTGCATCTAAATTATTTAATGATTTAAACGTTAAACAACCCTCCGAGTTTTTTAATGATTTTAATCAAATGCTGATTGATGCCGCTCCTCAAGGTATTGACAACCCTAATATTGTTATTTTAACTCCAGGTCCCCATAACGAAACCTATTTTGAGCACACTTACTTATCTTCTTTACTAGGACATCCTTTGGTTAAAGGAAATGACTTGGTAGTAAGAAATGGTTTTGTGTGGATGAAATCCTTAAAAGGTTTAAAAAAAGTAGATGTTATTTTAAGACGTGTAGATGATGTTTTTGTGGATCCTTTAGAACTTAAAGAAGATTCTTACCTAGGCGTTGCCGGATTGTTAGAAGTGGTAAGAAACAAGAACATTTCTGTAATAAATCCTGTTGGAAGTGGCGTGATTGAAAACTTTGGATTGATTCCATTTATGAACGCCATTTGTAATTATTTTTTTAAAGAAGATTTAATTTTACCCCAAATTGCTTCTTGGTGGTGCGGACAAGAAAAAGAAAGAGCTCTTGTCTTAAAAAACATCAAAAAATTTGTGGTAAAACGTATTGACAAATCCAATAGAGAAAGTCTGTTTTTTTGTAAATCATTAACAGAAGCAGAAATAGAAAATCTTAAAAAAGAAATCCTTAAAAATCCACATAGATTTGTGGCTCAAGAATACATTTCTTTTTCATCAGCTCCAAATTACAGTAATGGAACGCTAGAACCTAGAAAAGTGGTTTGCAGAACTTTTAGCATTGCCAAAGAAAATAGTTATAGTGTAATGCCTGGAGGATTGGTTCGTGTTGCTCCAGACAATAAAGAATTAAGAGTTTCTAATCAACGAGGGGGAATTAGCAAAGACTTTTGGATTGTTAGTGACCATAATCAAGAAAATATTCAACAATACACTTGGAATAAATCACAAAAAACTGAAACCTCAGACATCAATGATTTACCTAGTGATACTGCAAATAATTTATTTTGGTCTGGAAGATATTTAGGAAGGGCTTTAATTACATCTAGATTTATAAGAACTGTATTAAACAATATGAATAATGAGCAATATAACACTCATATTCCCGATTCTGAAATTCTAACTCACCTATACAAAGCCATCACCAATATTACCTCTACATTTCCTGGTTTTGTAGGAAAAGGAAGTGAAGAATTATTAAAAGATCCTTTAAAAGAATTACAATCATTAATTTTAGATCCTACAAGAATTGGTAGTTTGGCACAAACCCTAAACAGCTTTAACAACTCATACTACACTTTAAGAAACTTATGGTCTAAAGATATGTGGAGAGTTTTTGATAGTATCAAAAAGCTTTGGAAACAATATGATAGTACCAAAACGTACTCTTTAAACAGCTTGATAAAACTCCTTGATAGAACCATTACAAGATTGGTGGCCTTTATGGCGCTAATTGAAGAGAGTATTATGGTAAAACAAGGCTTGCTCTTATATTTTATAGGTTTACAAATGGAACAGGCAACTATGAATATTGCCAAATGTCGCTCTCTTATTGTTTTTGATCACGATAATTATTTGAATTACGATATTTTAGAAGCCCTATTAAACAGTCATGAAAGTTTAAATATTTACAGATATAGTTATCAATCTTATTTGAGTATTGAAAATGTAATTAGCCTAATTATTTTAGACAAAGAATATGCTAAATCTCTACATTATCAACTACGTAGAATTCAAAAAGACATTGCTAGGTTACCAATCCCTCAAAACACTGTAGGGTTTAAAGAATGTCAAGATAAAATACAAAAAGCTTGTTTTATCATGGAGCATATTGATCCAACTGTACTGTTAAACATCAACAAAGAAAATTCTCAAAGAGAAAACATGGAAAAAACACTTTCTATGCTTAGTGATTTGTTGCATGAAACTTCTTTGGCAATATCTACAACTTATTTTGATCACACCTATCAACAAACCCAAATGGTACCTCAAAAAATTGATCTATAA
- a CDS encoding transglutaminase family protein, whose amino-acid sequence MLYKVIHTTEYKYDEGVTFCHNMAILKPKNIIGQELVSYDLNISPTPADFSEKLDFFGNTVTRFSIQEYHKKLKVTATSLVNKNILKCKNIHDSEAAKKITLSETLELLKSVEPAILDARQYQLESVLINTINEDIQAYAKQSFLPNRSVFEASNELMQRIFKDFEFNTTFSNVATPISEVMKEKKGVCQDFAQIAIACLRSVNLPARYVSGYIETLPPPGKEKLVGTDASHAWFSVYIPTFGWVDFDPTNNQIPKDQHIIVAWGRDYYDVAPLKGVLYSSGLSTLSVSVDIRPYVEDNLMKQSQQQQQQ is encoded by the coding sequence ATGTTATATAAAGTCATACATACTACCGAATATAAATATGATGAAGGAGTTACCTTTTGCCATAACATGGCTATTTTAAAACCTAAAAACATCATTGGTCAAGAACTGGTGTCTTATGATTTAAATATTAGCCCCACTCCTGCAGATTTTTCTGAAAAGTTAGACTTTTTCGGAAACACAGTCACTCGTTTTTCAATTCAAGAATATCATAAAAAATTAAAAGTTACCGCAACAAGCCTTGTCAACAAAAACATTCTTAAGTGCAAAAACATACATGATTCTGAAGCTGCTAAAAAAATAACATTGTCAGAAACTTTAGAACTTTTAAAAAGTGTTGAACCCGCAATTTTAGATGCTAGACAATATCAATTAGAATCTGTATTGATTAACACTATTAATGAAGATATTCAAGCCTATGCTAAACAATCTTTTTTACCTAATAGATCTGTGTTTGAAGCGAGCAATGAACTTATGCAAAGAATATTTAAAGATTTTGAATTCAATACAACTTTTTCTAACGTAGCTACTCCTATTAGTGAGGTAATGAAAGAAAAAAAAGGGGTCTGTCAAGATTTTGCTCAAATAGCCATTGCTTGTTTAAGATCTGTTAATTTACCAGCAAGATATGTTAGCGGATATATAGAAACATTACCCCCTCCAGGAAAAGAAAAACTAGTAGGAACCGATGCTTCACATGCTTGGTTTTCTGTATACATTCCTACTTTTGGCTGGGTAGATTTTGACCCAACTAACAATCAAATCCCTAAAGACCAACACATCATTGTTGCTTGGGGTAGAGACTACTACGATGTAGCCCCTTTAAAAGGTGTTTTGTATAGTAGTGGACTAAGCACATTATCTGTTTCTGTAGATATTAGACCCTATGTAGAAGACAATTTAATGAAGCAATCACAACAACAGCAACAGCAGTAA
- a CDS encoding DUF4494 domain-containing protein yields MWYEVKVKYSKIDDNEKIKTFNQPYLFDALTFTEAEARATDEMGKYLSEGFKITNIKVANFSEIFPSEHGDRWFKCKVSLVTLDEDKGLERRTNTYVLVQALDVKDAYEYLTEQFADTVSDYSIPSITESPIIDIFPFFDGEEEPVAVAAAPQTYTEDSFDEDNNIDDDVLEDEMVDETEDVLED; encoded by the coding sequence ATGTGGTACGAAGTAAAAGTTAAATACAGTAAAATAGACGATAACGAAAAGATTAAAACCTTTAATCAACCTTATTTATTTGATGCGTTAACTTTTACAGAAGCAGAAGCTCGTGCTACAGATGAGATGGGTAAATATTTGTCTGAAGGATTTAAAATCACAAATATTAAAGTTGCTAACTTTTCTGAAATTTTCCCAAGTGAACATGGAGATCGTTGGTTTAAGTGTAAAGTTTCTTTAGTTACTTTAGATGAGGACAAAGGTTTAGAGCGTAGAACCAATACTTATGTTTTGGTACAAGCTTTAGATGTTAAAGATGCTTATGAATACTTAACAGAGCAATTTGCAGATACTGTTTCTGATTACTCTATACCAAGTATTACAGAATCTCCTATTATTGATATTTTCCCTTTCTTTGATGGTGAAGAAGAACCAGTTGCTGTAGCTGCTGCACCACAAACTTATACTGAGGATTCTTTTGATGAAGACAACAACATTGATGATGATGTTTTAGAAGATGAAATGGTGGATGAAACAGAAGATGTTTTAGAAGACTAA
- a CDS encoding DUF423 domain-containing protein: MQNIAYIFGGLFGFISIVLGAFGSHLLKKKWSKEILDSFEIGVKYQMYHALFLILLGLVLPLPSTIATLAIILAIVGVIMFSGSIYGICILKSREIPVKFLGPITPLGGLCLLLSWAFFLLSLI, from the coding sequence ATGCAAAACATCGCCTATATATTCGGAGGTCTTTTTGGATTTATTTCTATTGTTTTAGGAGCTTTTGGTAGCCACTTACTAAAGAAAAAATGGTCTAAAGAAATTCTAGATAGTTTTGAAATTGGGGTAAAATATCAAATGTATCATGCCCTATTTTTAATTTTATTGGGATTGGTATTGCCTTTACCATCAACCATAGCTACATTAGCAATAATACTTGCTATTGTTGGCGTAATTATGTTTTCAGGAAGTATTTACGGAATTTGTATTTTAAAAAGTCGTGAAATTCCTGTTAAATTTTTAGGTCCTATCACGCCATTAGGAGGATTATGTTTATTACTCTCTTGGGCATTCTTTTTATTATCTTTAATATAA
- a CDS encoding DUF4382 domain-containing protein: protein MKMQTIKLSFRKMFFSVLSLTILGLMQSCSNSDGAGTAQVKFKLVDAPGNYEQVNVEIVDIQYNAGNDEGWKSLESFEGPLSVDLTTLVGGENKILADETVEANTMHQIRLVLGDNNTVVLKGETEAKPLSTPSAQQSGLKINLDEALEAGFFYTFVLDWDAQESIVAQGNGSYSLKPVIRVNAEKNSGIIQGKVLEDVDGQVEGDLSAIEGATVSLYDTMTQELVTKTETNAFGVFILQGISNGSYSLVISKEGFIEYTLETDIEVTVGETEELEAIKLQTAVEQQ, encoded by the coding sequence ATGAAAATGCAAACTATTAAATTAAGTTTTAGAAAAATGTTTTTTTCAGTTTTGTCATTAACTATATTAGGTTTAATGCAAAGCTGTAGCAATAGTGATGGAGCAGGAACAGCTCAAGTTAAATTTAAACTAGTTGATGCTCCTGGAAATTACGAGCAGGTAAATGTTGAGATTGTAGATATTCAATACAATGCAGGTAATGATGAAGGTTGGAAAAGTTTAGAAAGTTTTGAAGGACCTTTAAGTGTTGATTTAACAACATTAGTAGGTGGAGAAAATAAAATTTTAGCTGATGAAACTGTAGAGGCTAATACCATGCATCAAATTAGATTGGTTTTAGGAGATAACAATACCGTTGTGTTAAAAGGAGAAACAGAAGCAAAGCCGTTAAGTACTCCTAGTGCTCAACAATCTGGTTTAAAGATTAATTTAGATGAAGCACTTGAAGCAGGTTTCTTTTATACTTTTGTTTTGGATTGGGATGCCCAAGAGTCAATTGTAGCACAAGGTAATGGGAGTTATAGTTTAAAGCCAGTAATTAGAGTAAATGCTGAAAAGAACTCAGGGATTATTCAAGGAAAAGTTTTGGAAGATGTAGATGGACAAGTAGAAGGAGATTTATCAGCAATTGAAGGAGCAACAGTTTCGTTATATGATACTATGACACAGGAATTAGTAACAAAAACAGAAACAAATGCTTTTGGAGTGTTTATCTTGCAGGGAATTTCAAACGGATCTTATAGTTTGGTTATTTCTAAAGAAGGTTTTATAGAATATACTTTGGAAACGGATATCGAAGTAACTGTGGGTGAAACAGAAGAGTTAGAAGCAATTAAATTACAAACAGCAGTGGAGCAACAATAG
- a CDS encoding DUF3817 domain-containing protein yields the protein MITLKNFKIIALLEGISYLLLLGIGSPLKHFTGNDILVRTLGMPHGLLFVTYVIMAFLLKSEQKWTNKEFAIILVCSILPFGTFYADKKYLQVK from the coding sequence ATGATTACATTAAAAAACTTTAAGATTATTGCCTTATTAGAAGGAATTTCATATTTATTACTTTTAGGTATTGGTTCTCCTTTAAAACACTTTACAGGAAACGATATATTGGTTAGAACTTTAGGAATGCCACATGGTTTATTATTTGTAACCTATGTAATTATGGCATTTTTACTAAAAAGTGAACAAAAATGGACTAACAAAGAATTTGCTATTATTTTAGTTTGTTCTATACTTCCTTTTGGAACTTTTTATGCTGATAAAAAATATTTACAGGTAAAATAA